The sequence below is a genomic window from Papio anubis isolate 15944 chromosome X, Panubis1.0, whole genome shotgun sequence.
CCCTGACGACTGTGAGGAACATGAGTTCCAGGAGGCCGTGCAGGCTGCCCTGTCGCCCCTGGGCAGGTACCGAGTGCTCATCAAGGTATTCAGAAAGGAGCTCGGGGCCAGGGCAGCCTTGGTGGAGTTCACTGAGGGTTTAAACCGAAGCTTCATTCCTCGCCAAATAGCAGGCAAAGGGGGACCCTGGAAAGTGATCTCCCTGCCCCAGGTTCCTGATGCTGAGTTTCAGGATATGCCCAGTTTCCCTGCACAGCCCCAGGGGCAAGCAGTGGCCAGAGGCGCAGGTGAGGCGGGAGCTGCAGGTGAGGCAGGATCTGTCAGTGAGGCAGGAGGTGTGAATGAGGAAAGATCTGCAGGAGAGGCAGGAGGTGCAGATAAGGCAGGAGgtgaagatgaggcaggaggtgCAGGTGAGGCAGGAGGTGCAGGTGAGGAAGGAGGTGCAGGTGAGGAAGGAGGTGCAGGTGAGGCAGAAGGTGCAGGTGAAGAAGGAGGTGCAGGTGAGGAAGGAGGTGAAGATGAGGCAGGAGCTGTAGGTGAGGCAGTAGGTGCAGGTGAGGTAGAGGCCTGGACCCAGTCATGGAGCCAGACCCTGCGGCCTCTGATGAAAACTATGGCCTACCGGGAACTGAGACCCTTTTCCGGGAGGGAGCAGCCAGGCTGCGTGGAAGAATCCTTTGAGAGCTGGTTGGAGAACGCCAAGGATATGCTGCAGCTGTGGTGCCATGCGtcggaaagggagagaaggaggcgGCTGCTGGATAGCTTGGATGGCCTGGCCCTGGATATCGTGAGCGGCCTCCTGGAGGAAGAGCCCGACTTCTCTGCGCAGGACTGCCTGACGGCGCTGGGGCAGGTGTTTAGGAGCCGGGACACGTGGATGACCTCGCGGATGAAGTTCCTGACCTGCACACAAGGGCCCCAGGAGGGGCTGTTTGCCTTCGTGGTGCGCCTGGAAGGCCTGCTGCAGAAGGCCGTGGAGAAGGGGGCTGTCCACCCAGCCATGGCCAACTACCTGCGACTGCGGCAGGTGCTGTCTCGGGCCCACCCCAGCGAGGCGCTTCAGGATACCCTGAGGAGGATGCAGCTGGAGAGGAGGCCACCCGGCTTCCTGAGGCTGCTGCGGCTCATCCGGGACATGGAGGCATTGGCGGCCTCCCCAGCGAGGAGCCAGCAGTGTGCGGCCTGGCCAGCAGCCCCAGCGGAGAGTGAAGACCCAGCTGCCATCCAGGCGTCCCCTGCCGGTGGAGATGCCGCCCAGGCATCCCCAACCCAGGGGAACGCCAGCGAGGCTGATCCCAGAGCGGAAGAGGCTGCTGAGGCTGCTTCTGCCACCAAAGAGGCTGCCAGGGGCGCCCCTGCCACTGGGGAAGTTGAAAATGCCCCTGCATGCCTTGAAGGCCTAGGTCAGGCAAGGCCCCCCGACGCCCCTGGGGGCCTCCCAGCCCGGATGGGCAGTGGAGTCGACATGGCCCCAGGAGGTCCCAGCTGGGAGCCAGAGGGCCTTGTCCAGGTCggaggccaggaggctgaggagcctCCCCAGGAGGGGCTCAAGCCCATCTTGGAGGAGTCAGAAAATGAGGATGAGGAcggggctggggaggtgggcaAGCCCAAGTCCCCCCCGGGCAAATAGGCTCTGAGGGCCCCGAGGGCTCCTCTCCTCCCAGGCAGCAGCACCCTGGAGGCAGATGGAGGCCAGGCCAAGGCCGGTCCCTCACCCCACGTTTGGAGCTgtgcctcccacctcccccaagGGGCCCTGGCCACCATCACCAGTCCTTCCCAGTGACCCAGATGACCACGTTTGATACCAAATGGGGAGCTGGCCTGGAGGGAGCCCTGAGCAGCCAGCCTGAAGATGTCTGCCCCCACGCCTTGTCCTGTGTTGGGAGTGATAGGGGAAAGAGGCTCTCTCAAGGGTGCCACCTGCCTGCATTTCCCAAGAGGTGGCCCCCACTTGCCATCCCTGGGGCAGGCTGCCCCCTGTTCCTGGAAGCCCACCCTCACCTGTGTAGGCCCCATAGTGACCCACACGTCCAGCAGACACCCACTCACCCACCGCTAGCCGTTGTTCCTACACAAAGTAGTGTGCTGTGCGCACATCGGTGCAGCCGCCTCTGGGCCTGGGGCACATGCTGTGAGCTTCCTGCGAGCCCAGGCTCTGCTCAATGCTGTCTGTCCCACATCATGAGCACCACCTCTGCTTTCCCAGTGTAGACCTAGGCCAGCGGCTGCTCGTTCTCGTGGAGCTGTGTGTGTTCTTCTCTGAGCAGTTCCTCCCCGGAGGCCCCCAGCACAGTCCTGGGAGATGGTGGAAGGAGGCGCCAGGGCACAGTGGATGCTCGTCCTGTGACTGCTATGGTGAGCATGACCACGATGGTGACTGTGACCATGATGGTGACCATGACTGTGTGAGGAAGAACCGGACCTGGGACAGAGCAGACTTGCCCTGCCTGAGGCTCCCCGGGGAGCTTTGTGCTTTGGCGTTCTACTCCTGTTGTTACTCGTGACTCAGTTTCTTTGactcgggggggggggggtgttccCTGCTGTGTTTTTGGTGTCCTGTGAGGGCCATAGGAC
It includes:
- the LOC110742151 gene encoding paraneoplastic antigen Ma6F, whose translation is MALAILRDWCRRMGANTERSLLILDIPDDCEEHEFQEAVQAALSPLGRYRVLIKVFRKELGARAALVEFTEGLNRSFIPRQIAGKGGPWKVISLPQVPDAEFQDMPSFPAQPQGQAVARGAGEAGAAGEAGSVSEAGGVNEERSAGEAGGADKAGGEDEAGGAGEAGGAGEEGGAGEEGGAGEAEGAGEEGGAGEEGGEDEAGAVGEAVGAGEVEAWTQSWSQTLRPLMKTMAYRELRPFSGREQPGCVEESFESWLENAKDMLQLWCHASERERRRRLLDSLDGLALDIVSGLLEEEPDFSAQDCLTALGQVFRSRDTWMTSRMKFLTCTQGPQEGLFAFVVRLEGLLQKAVEKGAVHPAMANYLRLRQVLSRAHPSEALQDTLRRMQLERRPPGFLRLLRLIRDMEALAASPARSQQCAAWPAAPAESEDPAAIQASPAGGDAAQASPTQGNASEADPRAEEAAEAASATKEAARGAPATGEVENAPACLEGLGQARPPDAPGGLPARMGSGVDMAPGGPSWEPEGLVQVGGQEAEEPPQEGLKPILEESENEDEDGAGEVGKPKSPPGK